The Glycine soja cultivar W05 chromosome 19, ASM419377v2, whole genome shotgun sequence genomic sequence CTGTCGGCCAgtgcaaaataaaaacaacacaaCACTTTCGTAAGAATGGAAAACTGTTTGGAGAGCAGATAAAATATAATCATCCCATGGGGGGAATGGATTCTCTCATGTGACATTATGGTCATGTGAAATCATAGCCCTTAATTTAAAGAAAGAgagcaaatttaaataataaaaaaatgtagacATGAAGTTTTGATGGTTGAGATTGTAACATTTGAAGATCTAGGTAGAAATTTCACATGAGAGGATGAAAAGTCTAAATTACTACTTTCCACAAGCAAATATTAAAGCTCTGCATCTTTCTGCATTGTATACAGCATTGCAAATATCTTAGTAAATAAACTCAGTATAAACATCAGCCTAATCTTGCCCACAGCAACAAAGAAATCCACGACATTTTACTTTACCTCTAGCAAATTTGAATATAATCGTTGTACTTGTACGAGGTCATTGTTGATCTTCCAGGGGCACAAAAAGAGTTGTTAACTTGCATTAATGAAGGACATATAATTAGGCAACTTGTGCTTACTTAACATTATCGATTCGTTGTCTATAATCCACATGTACAGCAATGCATTATCTGTagtgagccctataatataatGAAAGCATGCCAAGTTTAAATCACCCTTAACAAAACATGTACTAACCATAAGATCATAAATAGTAGATGAAATTTGCAATCGCCATAAATAGATGAATCAGCTGAGTTAGATTTGCAAGTGCTATATAGGCATTTCTCTTTTGCAATGGATTTCAATTTACAGCACAAATAAATGACCATTGCTCAGCCATGGTTTAGATAAGTAAAAATCATACTGAACAATAAAACACccacaaaatataacaaaaatattatttaatttcttttagtgTCTTTACCGAGTGGGTGAGTGTTGGACACAGAAACAGATCACATCTTTTGTATATTGATTGTATGTATATGTAGCGAAGCAGGGATGCTAGGCAAATAGTAATCAACCAGAAGTAGTGAAAAGTGAGGCACAAATCCATTAGAAAGAAAGAGTTCATATTGAACAACTGGAACACAGTTCACTGAGTCACAACTACAGGATTGTTATCGGTGATGTGTTCTTCGAGATCAGCACCCTTGTTATCGGTGATGGCATCTTTGGGATCAGCACTCTTGTTATCAGTGATGGCTTCTTTGGGATCAGCACTCTTGTTATCGGGGATGGCTTCCTCATTGATAACATGCAGATCTGGAtaatttctatggttcaaagaATGCAACCAAAGAGCGACAGTTCCTTCCTTCTGTTCTGTGGAAGCAATATGAGAGTATATGTACTTCATTTTGAACTCCTCAGCTTCTTTTTCATATGCTTTCATGGACAACTCTTCATGATCTTTCCACTTCTGGTTATATGAAGTAAAGAAGCACTCATCCAAATATAATCCAACCTCAGGGGCAGTAGGCACATTAATGTTAACATCCCTGCATTTAGGAaaacaaaagtgaaaataaaaaattacatccaATGAGAATCGCACTGCATTTTAAATAGAAACTTGTCATAATAAACAATAGAAGTTGTTCTCACTGCTGCAAAGCTTTATCGATAAGTGACTCCGGTGCACAATTTCTCATGATTGCCACTGCCATCCCAATCATCTTCCGTATCTGATGAAGCATGAAGCTCTGTCCCACAACCTCACACTTTACAAATTCCATGCCTTCAACTACAAGAGTGGTGTTTGCATTCAATGAAATAATGTAACGTCGAGCAGCGGGGTCCTCAGCTTTTGTTCTGGTGGTGAAGTTATGGAAATTATGAGTCCCGACGaaatacttcaaaatcttattaaatctctctctctccttctcaCCATAACAAAACCCACTTCCATTGGTTAGCTTATCCTCACCATTAACTTTTTCATCCTCAAGAATGTCTGAATTATTCACAGATTCACCATTAAAAGGAGTACCCTCTTCCTGAACCGGAACCATAGTCTCAAGGCCAGTTTTAGAGTTCATGCCACCCTTATTATCATTCCCATATTCCTCATTTAAATGATTATCATCACCTTTGCTCAAAGAAACCTCCACATCCTCTGTAACTCCAGAGTCTCTGTTTGATGAAATACCAGCCTCGACATCCACAGCTTCTAGTTCCAGATTCTTCTTACGATTACCAACTAATCCTATCACCTTTCGGCCCCTCTCAGAACACTCCAAACACTTAACGAGCTCATTTCCAGATCCCAAACTAGCCATGACGGTCTCTCTATCACGATGACAGCTAGGATCAAGAGCAAACACAGGAATGAGGTAGACATACCTCCTCCGGTCGCAAAACTTCTTGGCATTAAAAGAAGCTGTCACACGTTTGTAACCAAAGATCCTTATCTGAGAAGGGAGGTTTGAATTAAGGCGGTCAACAAGGCCAGGTGGATCAATATAGAACCGGCCTGAGACAACCTGACCAACAGCACTAACTCCTTTATCAGTTCTAGCTGAGCGAGCCCAGTCATATCGTTTAGGGACTCCACGATCCTGCTCAGGGACAGCTCCAGACACATACAAGACTTCTTCTAGGTCACCTTCAATAGTCTTTGCACCAGGGTTTTTCTGCATACCCTGATAACCAACACCACAGTAAGCAAAGAAAATAGCAACCTTACGGCGCTTGTATCTTTTCTTGGTGCCTGTGCCAGCTGCACATTCTTCATCATCAGAAGTTGTGGTGGACATCTTCAACTTCTTGGGCTCTGGCTCCTCCACAGATACTGGAGGTGGTGGAGGCAGGGATGAAGTTGTCAGTGTCGTATCTGAGTTTTCCATTTTTTCGAAGTGCAAGAATATGACTGGTAGAAGGGAATGTTTTAAAGCCCGGAATGTTCAACAACCCAAAAAAGGAACTggctcaagattcaagagtcaAAGACAATGCCAGGCCAGGGAACAACTATGACCAAACCAATGACACCAGCATGAAGCCACAAACCTAAAcaacaatttgttttattaagaCGGAAATGAACAAATCCTTATCCTATGCTATATTAGAGACTCTTTCAGAAACATTTCTAGTTTTTACATACAGCTTCAGATGCAATTTCCATTTCATTAAGTTTTAACAAACACATCTAATCACTGTTATCTCTAGTTTTTTGGGGATTCTTATT encodes the following:
- the LOC114398954 gene encoding tRNA pseudouridine synthase A-like isoform X1; its protein translation is MENSDTTLTTSSLPPPPPVSVEEPEPKKLKMSTTTSDDEECAAGTGTKKRYKRRKVAIFFAYCGVGYQGMQKNPGAKTIEGDLEEVLYVSGAVPEQDRGVPKRYDWARSARTDKGVSAVGQVVSGRFYIDPPGLVDRLNSNLPSQIRIFGYKRVTASFNAKKFCDRRRYVYLIPVFALDPSCHRDRETVMASLGSGNELVKCLECSERGRKVIGLVGNRKKNLELEAVDVEAGISSNRDSGVTEDVEVSLSKGDDNHLNEEYGNDNKGGMNSKTGLETMVPVQEEGTPFNGESVNNSDILEDEKVNGEDKLTNGSGFCYGEKERERFNKILKYFVGTHNFHNFTTRTKAEDPAARRYIISLNANTTLVVEGMEFVKCEVVGQSFMLHQIRKMIGMAVAIMRNCAPESLIDKALQQDVNINVPTAPEVGLYLDECFFTSYNQKWKDHEELSMKAYEKEAEEFKMKYIYSHIASTEQKEGTVALWLHSLNHRNYPDLHVINEEAIPDNKSADPKEAITDNKSADPKDAITDNKGADLEEHITDNNPVVVTQ
- the LOC114398954 gene encoding tRNA pseudouridine synthase A-like isoform X2; the protein is MSTTTSDDEECAAGTGTKKRYKRRKVAIFFAYCGVGYQGMQKNPGAKTIEGDLEEVLYVSGAVPEQDRGVPKRYDWARSARTDKGVSAVGQVVSGRFYIDPPGLVDRLNSNLPSQIRIFGYKRVTASFNAKKFCDRRRYVYLIPVFALDPSCHRDRETVMASLGSGNELVKCLECSERGRKVIGLVGNRKKNLELEAVDVEAGISSNRDSGVTEDVEVSLSKGDDNHLNEEYGNDNKGGMNSKTGLETMVPVQEEGTPFNGESVNNSDILEDEKVNGEDKLTNGSGFCYGEKERERFNKILKYFVGTHNFHNFTTRTKAEDPAARRYIISLNANTTLVVEGMEFVKCEVVGQSFMLHQIRKMIGMAVAIMRNCAPESLIDKALQQDVNINVPTAPEVGLYLDECFFTSYNQKWKDHEELSMKAYEKEAEEFKMKYIYSHIASTEQKEGTVALWLHSLNHRNYPDLHVINEEAIPDNKSADPKEAITDNKSADPKDAITDNKGADLEEHITDNNPVVVTQ